In the genome of Dyadobacter fermentans DSM 18053, the window CAACGCCAGAAACAATACATGAGCCTCATCGACCGCGGCTTGAACCCAACCAATGTCTTCGCGAACGAAGATGGCAAGCGCACGGAAAAAATTATTTTCCCCGGCGTGATTGTGCAGGCTGACACGCTTTCCGTGCCGGTTCAATTATTAAAAGGCAACAAAGCCAGCTCGCCGGAGGAGCAGCTCAACCAATCCTACGAAGGCGTCGAGTTCGAACTCGCCTCCGCTATTCGCGTGCTGGCGAACCCTGAGCGCAAAAAAGTAGGGTTTGTGGTAAGCCACACGAAAATTTCCCCCGCCCGTTTGAGCGATATAATTGCCACAATCCAGCAGAGCTACGATGTATTTCTGGACATGAACAACCCCGAATCCTACGAAGGGCTTGATGCATTGATCATCATGAAACCCGACAGCGCATTCTCGGATGAGGAAAAATACAAGCTCGATCAATACGTGGTTGGCGGCGGCAAAGCATTGTTTTTTGTGGACGGCGCAAAAGTCGACAGTGTAAGCCTGGATGGCAACTATGCCCAACCGCTTGATCTGAACCTGGGAGATTTGTTCTTCAAATGGGGTATCAGACTGAATACCAACCTGGTAAAGGATTTGAACTGCGCGCAAATTCTGCTGAATGTAGGCAACGTGGGCGATAATCCGGAGATCCGGCCCGTGCCGTGGCGCTTTTTCCCATTGCTCAACAACTTTGGAAAACACACCATTACCCGCAATCTGAATGCGGTTTACGCCCGCTTCTTAAGCTCAATTGACACGGTGGGTGGCGCAAATAGCATTGTAAAAACACCTTTGCTCATGACCTCGCCCTATACTCAGCTCGTGAATGCGCCCGCGCTCGTAGGTTACAACGAGGCGCGCAAGGACCCCGATCCGTCGGAATACCATTCGGGTAGCAAGCTCGCCGGCGTGCTGCTCGAAGGATCATTCATATCGCTCTTTCAAAATCGCATTCTGCCCGGTGATCCGCGGGCTGCAACGTTCAAAGCGAGTGGTAGCGCCGGAAAGGTGATTATCTGCTCGGACGGCGACCTGATTGTGAACGATTATGATTATAAAAGGAATGCGCCGCTACCGCTCGGCTACGACCGCGTGGCGAAGCAGACATTCGGAAACAAGGATTTTGTTCTCCACGCGCTCGATTACATGACCGACGCCAATGGCCTGATCAATGCGCGCAGCAAACAGATTGCCATACGCGCTTTGGACAAAATCCAGATTCAGGAAAGCCGGAAGTTTTGGCAGGCGCTTAATTTGCTGCTACCGGTGGCACTAATCGGCCTTTTTGGAGCACTCAGATATTACCTGCGCCTCCGAAAATTTGGGTAACAACGCGGATGGCGCTTCCGTAATTTTTTATACTTTTGTTCCCTACAATCAAGTTTTTCCGGAATCTTCCGCATATAAATCTATCAACCAAACACTTACGTCACGAATTATGAAGTTTGTCGTTTCGTCATCAGTTCTACTCAAACAGCTGTCAGCTATAAACGGTGTCGTTTCAACGAACCCAATTGTGCCAATCCTCGAAAATTTCCTGCTCACGCTCGACGGAAATTCTCTCACCGTGACCGCATCCGATCTTCAAACCGTCATGATTACGGAAATTGAAGTGGAATCATCCGAAAAAGGAGCTATTGCCATTCCAGCAAAGTTGCTGCTCGACACCCTCCGCGGCCTGCCCGAGCAACCCATTACCTTGCAGGTGAATGCCGAAACATTTGGTACCGAAATTATTTCCGATAACGGCCGCTATAAACTGTCGGGCGAAAACCCGATCGATTTCCCGAAAACGCCGGTTGTGAACCGCGGCCAGTCCGTGGATTTCTCGTCGGTTGCATTGGGTTCGGCTATTTCCAACACATTGTTTGCAACCAGCACCGACGATCTTCGCCCGGCTATGACGGGGGTTTTCGTGCAAATGGGGGCTGAAAGCGCTACTTTCGTGGCAACCGATGGTCACCGCCTCGTTCGCTACCGCCGTACCGACATTAAATCGGACATTGACACGTCGATGATCATCCAGCGAAAAGCATTGAACCTGCTGAAAAGCTGCCTGCCATCGGAAGATGTACCCGTAAAAGCGGAATTCACTTCTTCCAATGCATTTTTCAGCTTCGGAAACATCCGCATGATCTGCCGGCTGATCGACGAGCGCTTCCCGGATTACGAGAACGCAATCCCGACCAACAATCCGAACACGCTCACCATTAATCGTCTCGAAATACTCAGCTCCCTGCGCCGTATTTCGATCTACTCCAACCGGACTACCCACCAGGTGCGCATGAAAATGGCGCTGAATGACCTGGTCATTTCCGCGGAAGATCTCGATTATTCTAACGAAGCCAACGAGCGCCTGATGTGCGAATACAATGGAGACGATATGGAAATCGGTTTCAATGCGAAGTTTCTCATCGAAGTATTGGGTAATCTTTCGAGCAAAACCATCACTTTCGAACTTTCCGCTCCAAACCGCGCCGGATTGATTATTCCCGTAGATCAGGAGGAAAATGAAGACATTCTGATGCTGGTCATGCCAGTTATGCTGAATACCTACGTTTAGCACACAAATCATCACAAAATACCAAGTCCGGTCGCATGGCCGGACTTTTTTATTGCATAATTACCTCAAAAGCAATACATTAGATATCAATTCTAGTTTACTACGAAAAAAATCGTAGTAAAGGCTTGCATGTACGATTTTTTTCGTAGATCTTTGGTACGAAGATTATCGTAATTAACTAGCACCATGTATATCAAGCCCACTGACTCTGAACTCGAAATCCTGAACTACCTCTGGCAGGCAGGACCTAGTACTGTCCGTGCCGTGCATGACGCCCTTTCCGAAACTAAGGATGTTGGCTACACCACCACCTTGAAACTCATGCAGATTATGCATGACAAAGGGCTGCTCTACCGCACCGAGCAAGGCCGATCGCATATTTACGTGGCGCTCCTTGGCAAAGAGGAAACGCAGCAGAACTTGGTAGGTAAAATGGTTGAAACCCTGTTTCAGGGCTCTGCGGCACAGATGGTCATGCAGGCGCTGGGGAATCACACCACCTCCAAGGAAGAACTGGATGAAATTCGCGAGTTATTAAATAACCTGGAAAACAATCGTTAGCCATGAAATTCTTCTCAAATCTGTTACCCGGTCCCGCCGTTTCCGCATTTGGCTGGACGCTCATCCATTCGATCTGGCAGGGAACACTGCTGCTGCTGGTCGCCGTGGCCGCATTCTATTTTTTGAGAAAAAAATCCGCCAGCACGCGCTACCTCGCGGGTGTTGGCTTTCTTTTCGCCCAGGTTCTCGCTTCTGTCGCCACATTCATTTACTACTATCCTAAAACCACCGGCGCGGTTTCCAATACAAAAACTTTGGCGCGCTACACCGCATTGTCGGCATCCCGCACATGGGCGGAAGTGTCGCGCGACCTTCCCATTACATTGAAAGTACAAATGTGGCTCACCGCTCATTTGCACGAGCTCGTTATTTGCTGGCTTATCGGCTCGGGCATTCTCCTGCTGCGCTTTGCCGGTGGCTGGATTTTCACCGAAAGACTCCGCATGAACGCCCAATTGGTGATGGACAAGGAGTGGCGCGCGAGGTTCGGGGTGATGATTGCCAAAATGAATATTTCGCAATCCGTAGACTTCCGCGAGACGGCCAAAGTGCTCACACCTATGGTGATAGGCACGTTCAGGCCGGTGGTACTGATCCCGATCGGGTTACTTTCAGGATTTTCGACAGCCCAGGTTGAGGCGATTCTCGCACACGAGCTCGCGCACATCCGCAGGAACGATTACCTGATTAATATGCTGCAATCGTTCGTGGAGGTGATCTTTTTCTTCCATCCTGCGATCTGGTGGCTGTCCGAAAAAGTCCGTACAGAACGCGAGCATTGCTGCGACGACATCGCGCTGGTCGTTTGCGGAGACAAAATGTCCCTCGCCCATGCCCTGGTGAAAGTGGCCGAATGGCAGGCAACGCCCGGCCTGGCCATGGCATTTGCTTCCAAAAAACCACTGCTCCTGCACCGCGTACAGCGTGTTTTAGGGTTAAATCCTAAACCTGTCCGTACGTTTTCAAGCCTTCCTGCAATGATTTTCGCAATCGGACTGGTCATTGGCATTTCGGCTTATGCGGTGGCACAAAAGGTTGAAAAAGACAAGGAAAAGAAGGCCGCCAAACATATGACTGTCAAAAAACGGAAGCCGGCAAAAGTAGAAACCCGTGTGGAGCAGGAAGTGGAAGAAGTGGCCGAAGTTGCTATTGAAGAAGCCGTGCTGGAAAGTATAGAGCCGGAAATCGCTTATGCCGGCGTGCATATCGAAGCGCCTGAAACGGGATTCGAGTACTCAGGCAATGATACGCTCGACAAAAAGATGTGGGAAATCAACCAAAAAATCCGCGCAATGCATGAAGAGTTGAAGCCCTATCATGCGAGATTGCAGGAGTTGCATCTCGAGCGCGAGAAATATCGGTTTGAAACAGAGCGGTTTGAACGTGAAATCGAGAAGATCGAGTGGAAAAAGCGGCGTGCCGAAG includes:
- the gldG gene encoding gliding motility-associated ABC transporter substrate-binding protein GldG; this translates as MKKNLTRFVLLVVVLAGINWLASSVFFRWDLTEDKRYSISDATKQLLGSLEKDVIVNVYLNGDFPAGFERLESATRETLEEFKTYANGHLIVNYSDPSDATSEEQRQKQYMSLIDRGLNPTNVFANEDGKRTEKIIFPGVIVQADTLSVPVQLLKGNKASSPEEQLNQSYEGVEFELASAIRVLANPERKKVGFVVSHTKISPARLSDIIATIQQSYDVFLDMNNPESYEGLDALIIMKPDSAFSDEEKYKLDQYVVGGGKALFFVDGAKVDSVSLDGNYAQPLDLNLGDLFFKWGIRLNTNLVKDLNCAQILLNVGNVGDNPEIRPVPWRFFPLLNNFGKHTITRNLNAVYARFLSSIDTVGGANSIVKTPLLMTSPYTQLVNAPALVGYNEARKDPDPSEYHSGSKLAGVLLEGSFISLFQNRILPGDPRAATFKASGSAGKVIICSDGDLIVNDYDYKRNAPLPLGYDRVAKQTFGNKDFVLHALDYMTDANGLINARSKQIAIRALDKIQIQESRKFWQALNLLLPVALIGLFGALRYYLRLRKFG
- the dnaN gene encoding DNA polymerase III subunit beta, translated to MKFVVSSSVLLKQLSAINGVVSTNPIVPILENFLLTLDGNSLTVTASDLQTVMITEIEVESSEKGAIAIPAKLLLDTLRGLPEQPITLQVNAETFGTEIISDNGRYKLSGENPIDFPKTPVVNRGQSVDFSSVALGSAISNTLFATSTDDLRPAMTGVFVQMGAESATFVATDGHRLVRYRRTDIKSDIDTSMIIQRKALNLLKSCLPSEDVPVKAEFTSSNAFFSFGNIRMICRLIDERFPDYENAIPTNNPNTLTINRLEILSSLRRISIYSNRTTHQVRMKMALNDLVISAEDLDYSNEANERLMCEYNGDDMEIGFNAKFLIEVLGNLSSKTITFELSAPNRAGLIIPVDQEENEDILMLVMPVMLNTYV
- a CDS encoding BlaI/MecI/CopY family transcriptional regulator, which encodes MYIKPTDSELEILNYLWQAGPSTVRAVHDALSETKDVGYTTTLKLMQIMHDKGLLYRTEQGRSHIYVALLGKEETQQNLVGKMVETLFQGSAAQMVMQALGNHTTSKEELDEIRELLNNLENNR
- a CDS encoding M56 family metallopeptidase; the encoded protein is MKFFSNLLPGPAVSAFGWTLIHSIWQGTLLLLVAVAAFYFLRKKSASTRYLAGVGFLFAQVLASVATFIYYYPKTTGAVSNTKTLARYTALSASRTWAEVSRDLPITLKVQMWLTAHLHELVICWLIGSGILLLRFAGGWIFTERLRMNAQLVMDKEWRARFGVMIAKMNISQSVDFRETAKVLTPMVIGTFRPVVLIPIGLLSGFSTAQVEAILAHELAHIRRNDYLINMLQSFVEVIFFFHPAIWWLSEKVRTEREHCCDDIALVVCGDKMSLAHALVKVAEWQATPGLAMAFASKKPLLLHRVQRVLGLNPKPVRTFSSLPAMIFAIGLVIGISAYAVAQKVEKDKEKKAAKHMTVKKRKPAKVETRVEQEVEEVAEVAIEEAVLESIEPEIAYAGVHIEAPETGFEYSGNDTLDKKMWEINQKIRAMHEELKPYHARLQELHLEREKYRFETERFEREIEKIEWKKRRAEEMRSDLMEKRSVLFNQDGKESKLSDAELDKQLADFEQQIKAQEQVISDLNNQISNTTKEAFKADVPEQKIQREIEEVNFKISELGKNIGLETFNYRKMQGIEEPPRAPRVVRGSRLQRAGTPPPPPPAPAAAPAKVVPAVPAKPAPAPKPPLPPKKD